GAGGAAAAAGGGGAGAACACATACCAATTCCAGTGGATATTTAaatcaggtagtaggttggtagacagcaaccacccagggaggtactaccgtcctgccaagtgagtgtaaaacgaaagcctgtaattgttttacatgatggtaggattgctggtgtcttttgtctgtctcataaatatgcaagattacaggcatgtcttgctacttctacttacacttaggtcacactacacatacatgtacatgtttatttatacacactcatctgagttttctttgattttatcttaatagttcttggtcttattacttttccttttatatccatggggaagtggaataagaatctttcctccgtaagccatgcgtgttgtaaaagtcaactaaaataccgggaacaatgggctagtaaccccttttcctgtaaagattactaaaaagaataagaagaaaattgtcaaagtgggaagtctgaatgtgcatggatgttgtgcaaatgataagaaagagatgattgtggatgttatgaatgagaagaaactggatgtcctggctttaagtgaaacaaagctgaagggggtgggagagtttcaatggagaggaataaatgggattaggtcaggggtttcaaatagagttagagctaaagaaggagtagcaataatgttgaaggataagctatggcaggaaaagagggactacaaatgtataaattcaagggttatgtggagtaaaataaagattggatgtgaaaagtgggttttagtaagtgtgtatgcacctggagaagagagaagtgtagaggagagagagattctgggaaatgttgagtgaatgcatggagagttttgaatcaagtgtgagagtaatggtggttggggatttcaatgctaaagtgggtaaaaatgttatggagggagtagtaggtaaatttggggtgccaggggtaaatgtaaatggggagcctttaattgagctatgtgtagaaagaaatttgggaataagtaatacatatgaaaaagaggataaataaatatacaaggtatgatgtagcacgtaatgaaagtagttttagattatgtattggtggataaaaggttgatggttaggctccaggatgtacatgtttatagaggggcaactgatatatcggatcattatttagttgtaactacagttagagtaagaggtagatgggaaaagaggaaggtggcaacaacaagtaagagggaggtgaaagtgtataaactaagggaggaggaagttcgggcgagatataagcgactattggcagaaaggtgggctagtgcaaaaatgagtagtgggggggttgaagagggttggaatagttttaaaaatgcagtattagaatgtggggcagaagtttgtggttataggagggtgggggcatgaggaaagaggagcgattggtggaatgatgaagtaaagagtgtgataaaagagaaaaaggtagcttacgagaggtttttacaaagcagaagtgttataagaagagcagagtatatggagagtaaaagaaaggtgaagagtggtgagcgtgcaaaaggagagcagatgaaagagtgggagaggcactgtcaagaaattttaatgaaaataaaaaaaaaaaaaaatttggagcgagttaaacacgttaagaaagcctagggaaagtatggatttgtcagttaaaaaacagtaggggagttagtagatggggagagggaggtattaggtagatggtgagaatattttgaggaacttttaaatgttgaggaagaaagggaggcggtaatttcatgcactggccagggaggtataccatcttttaggagtgaagaagagcagaatgtaagtgtggtggaggtacgcgaggcattacgtagaatgaaagggggtaaagcagctggaactgatgggatcatgacagaaatgttaaaagcagggggggatatagtgttggagtggttggtacttttgtttaataaatgtatgaaagaggggaaggtacctagggattggcagagagcatgtatagtccctttatataaagggaaaggggacaaaagagattgtaaaaaaatatagaggaataagtttactgagtataccaggaaaagtatacggtagggttataattgaaagaattagaggcaagacagaatgtaggattgcggatgagcaaggaggcttcagagtgggtaggggatgtgtagatcaagtatttacattgaagcatatatgtgaacagtatttagataaaggtagggaagtttttattgcatttatggatttagaaaaggcatatgatagagtggataggggagcaatgtggcagatgttgcaagtatatggaataggttgtaagttactaaatgctgtaaagagcttttatgaggatagtgaggctcaggttagggtatgtagaagaagagggagaatacttcccagtaaaagtaggtcttagacagggatgtgtaatgtcaccatggttgtttaatatatttatagatggggttgtaaaagaagtaaatgctagggtgttcgggagaggggtgggattaaattatggggaatcaaattcaaaatgggaactgacacagttactttttgctgatgatactgtgcttatgggagattctaaagaaaaattgcaaaggttagtggatgagtttgagaatgtgtgtaaaggtagaaagttgaaagtgaacatagaaaagagtaaggtgatgagggtatcaaatgatttagataaagaaaaattggatatcaaattggggaggagtatggaagaagtgaatgctttcagatacttgggagttgacgtgtcggcggatgggtttatgaaggatgaggttaatcatagaattgatgagggaaaaaaggtgagtagtgcgttgaggtatatgtggagtcaaaaaacgttatctatggaggcaaagaagggaatgtatgaaagtatagtagtaccaacactcttatatggatgtgaagcttgggtggtaaatgcagcagtgaggagacggttgtaggcagtggagatgtcctgtctaagggcaatatgtggtgtaaatattatgcagaaaattcggagtgtggaaattaggagaaggtgtggagttaataaaagcattagtcagagggcagaagaggggttgttgaggtggtttggtcatttagagagaatggatcaaagtagaatgacatggaaagcatataaatctataggggaaggaaggagggtctaggggtcatccttgaaagggttggaaagagggggtaaaggaggttttgtgggcaaggggcttggacttccagcaagcatgcatgagcgtgttagataggagtgaatggagacgaatgatacttgggacctgatgatctgttggagtgcgagcagggtaatatttagtgaagggattcagggaagccggttattttcatatagtcggacttgagtcctggaaatgggaagtacaatgcctacactttaaaggaggggtttgggatattggcagtttggagggatatgttgtgtatctttatacgtatatgcttctaaactgttgtattctgagcacctctgcaaaagcagtgataatgtgtgagtgtggtgaaagtgttgaatgatgatgaaagtattttctttttggggattttttcttttttgggtcaccctgcctcggtgggagacggcagacttgttgaaaaaaaaaaaaaataaatttaaatcAACATTGTGCAAAATATGAATGTACATTTCAGAGCACTGTAGTGAAGCTTGTATCCTTTATGTACTAGTTTACACTAGTAATGCACACTAAGTGAATGGATTCTTTCAATATAAGAAATAAAAAATTTTGCcacaggcattttttttttttttttaaatcctggTGTGCCAAAGTTTGGGTTAAAACTGTTGCACCTGTCAGGGAGATGGCCTGCACCTCTGGTGTCAAGAGATTCAACAACTGGTTCAGTTAATGACAGTTTGTGCAATGAGTCATCCAAGATGGTGACCTGCTGAAATGAATATTAAAGATGCCAATATTGCTAAAAAGACAAGTCACTGAATGTGTGGATTGAGTAGAAAATTAAAGGGAAAGCCCTATGCTGTACTATAAATGTGTAGGTAGGATGGAAAGCCTTCACAAGTGCTTTAATTCTAGATGGTTTACCCATTTTAAAGTTTGCAGTCTGCTGTATGACTCAGTTCAAAGACCTATTACAGAAAACAGTACCTCAGCACTCTACTATCACtgtcactgatttcatcattgcttagttaatcttaagttaattttaagccagcccgtaatgctatgcatataagtggctttggcatactgctcttacctgtatttttttgtacctctgtatgtatgcatgctcaaattactaaataaataaataaataaataaataaataaataaataaataaataaataaataaataataactaCTGAAAACTCTGCCATGCATAACAGCACAAGAACCAGTCATCCACTTTGGCCTAATAGAACTACAGCAACCCCTCTCTGCACATATAAAGATGAACATGTACCAGCAACCAGAATTCAAgacaattcttttttttttttttttttttttaattaagccATATGTACGTACTTATTTTTGACAGTATGAACCTTGCTGCATCCAGCTAGGTCCAACAAAACCACATCAATTCTTTGTACATATATCCAGATCAACAAATAATTAGAGCAAAATATAAAGaactattttttctttttttttttcctgggggggggggggaggcttgGAGATAttgaacataaccctattttctGTGTTTGGGACACCGCAATTTCATGTATAGTGCCAATTTTCAGGAACATACAGTGCTTGTCATTAAAGTATGCTGGCCCCCTCTAAAACCATTATTATAAAATGGGTCATTCCTTGCACTTTAGAACATCCTTCAACCTACTAGGTGATTTAACACTCATTTTTCATGGTTTCATGTGGTAAAGTTTCCCAAGATTATCAGTTATCCTTTCCCTAGTACAGTCGTACCTAgagttatgaacttaattcgttccagaaggctgttagaGTACTgataccaaacaaatttgttcccacaaggaataatgtaaattagattagtccgtttcagacccccaaaaatacacttacataattgttcgagttgggagttgttcgaaactcaaggtaccactgtatatctcTTGCAATCCCAGAGGGTCTCCATGGCATTCAAATCACTGGCCAGTCACTGAACCAGTGAACAACAGATTTTGCAGTGTGACAAGGAACACCAGTCTTGCATGAAAACCtttcaccacactgcatgaaagATTTAGgcaaacaataacaataattctAGGTAtgttttatatttaatattagtGGAGACATTTTTTTTAAGGTTTCCCTGAAAACCATAAGAATCCATGTCTGAACTACAGGCATTCCACTGGATTATAGCATTTTCTATGGTCTAAACCATGTTGCTAGTAAGAGGTTCTTCCCAGGGATTGAACCCAAATGCCTACTTTTTCAAAGTCCTGTATGAcccctaaatataataattcATAGTTTAAGAGAAAAATACAAAGACCAAACAGAAAGGGTGGAATGGTTCCTACTAGAAACTATAATATTGTTATTCAACATTAGGATCTGACACCTGCAATAACTTTTTAATATTTCATAGACTCCTGACATTTTCTTATATTCCCCTCCATCATTTATTTTATCACTCTTTTTAGTTTCAAAGCTAACAATACTCACAAATAAAATTCTCCAGCGGTTTGCAAGAGTACCAATATCAAAGTGAAGGAGAGCATCCACCTTGGCTCGAGCTTTGGGGTTGCTTGGGTAGAGGGAGTCATCTTTGCCATATTGGGAAATGAGATAGGTACATATGGGACggctgaaaaaaataaaaattaattatttgcaGAGCTTAATAATTTTTTATCAAGTCTATACTATGTAGGTCACCCTAAGAGACTGCCAGTATGTTTAAAAAATAGCATACGAGAGAAAGACGAATGTTAAAGCAATTTAATTGTATTTTACTACATCGGGGTGCCTGTAGGGATCTTGGGGAAAATTTTAGACTGCATTCCACGTTAACAGTTTAATGGGAATTTTAATTAATGCTAGTTATTTTGGTGATACTATTTGTGCCATGCATTGTATTCATCCTAGTAGTTGCTTTTACTCTTAATTTTATCTGTTTTtcttgtgttttattttttattactaaGAGCACAGATGTACTTTAGTCAAAATGCTCTTTAAATTTCAAAACTGCCTACCTACCAGTTACTAAGACATCTAGTTGTCCATAAAGACTTAATATGGCAAAAAAGGGAAGTCCAGCAGTTTCTTATTCAGAAACTGGATGGCTATCTGAAAGTTGAAGGATTGTGCTTGTAAAGGTCACTAACTTAAAACCCTTATGTTTAATTATAATCAACTTTCACAACAGATAACATTAAACTGTAAAATACTTTATTAATGTCAGGAACACATTATCCTTAACTAATTTTTCCAAACActaaatgactgtaaacataaaattcctaaaATTATCGCCTTCTTAATCTTAGGTTAGCCCTAAGTTTGCCTGTAATACTCTGCTATATAGGGGCTTTCAACTTGAAAAATCATTGTAGCATGCCAAGATAAAAccattcccattactaaattACACTTATTTTAATGCCATTGTTTTTTGCTGCTACCTCACTATTATAAATCTTGTTATCATAAAATTCCTGATTACCTAACTTTTGTAATACATGTAATGTGAATTAATTAGCATTAGAATGTACCACTCCTTAACCTGTATCAATACAGCATAGTCAGTAAGAATcaggattagtctgcctgaaatgcctaggcatgttagtggctttcattgtacaatggaacctcagttttcgtatGTCTCTggttttgtcccagttttcgtacatCCGCTCGATTTTCATAGAGTTGACAATGGTCCGCTGTACCAAACACGTCCACCTGCctgcgcccacacaaagcatcccatgcattCTGACTCattctggctttgtttctcgttgagCGAGCATTGTGAGAATGtgccttcagtgattaaggacatgtgcaAAGTGGAACGAGCTGCAAAGTTtcgtggagaaatatcaccctaacaaagctgttgcaagcagtgtctgcaacatgttcagtgacaatgccttgtcccattttaggcaaatcctAGAGATACAGATTTTTTGTgggacaggggtccagtgacaagctggttctagtgccagtaagacaaagaagggaagtaaccccaggtaAGGTcctgatacctgaagtccttatagaTGGGGATTACCCTTagaaacaataacctctcctccctctcccctcctcaccgtcTTCCATGCGCCAACAAGTCTTTTcattaaaggtaaaagtgatgttaaatgttcatttatccatttcattagtcatttatatttatttctcattgtttcctGTATGTAAAACTAATTATTTACTatgaaatattttttgttaatatttttgggtgtctggaacggattaattggatttacattatttcttacgggaaatattgcttcagttttcatacaattcggttttcgtcagactttctggaattaATTAATCAATCaagaaaactgaggttccactgtacttgataTTTTGTGATATGTAAACCTCACATTGTAAACATTACACAGAaataaaaattttgaattttgacAGAGAAAATACACATCTTGGCTTTGTATGATAATTTCTGACTGGTTTTGAACTCTCCTTAGCTAACTCATACAATTCTAATAGAAACCCATATGGATTCACATACAGGAGGGTCctgctcatacagcaggttaggttctgggctactgctgtaaatcACTTTAAAGTGAAACATGACCTTTTTTTTTCACATCACtttcaaatgtatataaaagcctgataacatgtttacattatcatttattaagtgaacaatagagctaggcctaaaaaaatgcatatacattaCACAcgctaccttaaaatattttcgtactTAGCTTAGTGAATGGTGAATATACTTATTGTAGGTagcctgaataaatgaagaacggGCATAACTgaatactgctgtaaagtgaggcCCTGCTGTAGAGCATTTTAGTGTAAGTACTTGTGTATGTAGGAACTACAGTACTTGCATATCCAGTTACCTGGTACTACTTGAACTTACCTTTCCCAAAGGACAAGGTCACCATCCACCATAGTAGGTACAGTGTGCTGGGGGTTGATTGCAACAAACTCTGGTTTGAGCTGTTCTTGGTTCATAAGACTGACCATTTTGAGGTTGAGGTCAACCCCTACAGCCCTGGCAGTGAGCAGCACAGAGCGGCAGTAAGGGGAGAGGGGTGTATAGTACAGGTCAACAGGCATCGTCACTTATTTTCATTGGCTGTCCACAAATTtaagtggatttttttttatccctgTAATAAGTAAGTGTAATGAAATACATATCTAAATGTACAGTATATATTTACAttaaattatatacagtaataAATATTCAACCCAAATTAAGTATAAAAGTGTCTTAACCCTTcgactgtttacgccgtataaatacgtcttatgagccaatgtttccgacgtatttatacgcacaaattctagcagcttcaaatcaagcaggaaaggcctggtaggcctacatgagagagaatgggtctcagtggtcggtgtgcaccctgtgaaaaaaatctgggacccagcggtgcattgtgggaacaccatcttgttagtccattttcaccatgcctctcggtaagaagttcctcactcctcggcggactggaggtcttttgttcccaagtgatagctctaacagcgatgaaaatgtcagtgacagtgaattccagggttttgaagtgagtgttaccagaaaaagtgcccaggataacgtaattagtgacgaaaatccagatgacccacaaccttccacctctggtgctgggccggcttgttcacgttcacgttcgcttgtaccaggacgaaagaggaaaacTACTTGGttgtgtacaacacccagatgttagcagtgaatgtgatagtgatagtgatttcaaggtcattgaaagagcagttctagtgacagtgagggtgaatattccccagtgaagcggcagtatgtacgacgtagcatgcggtctggtagtgtttcatatgttgttccaaggggaaggagaaactctgggagcacatcccgtggccctacaccacgacctgacagtgaagatgacgatattgttacgatgggtatgaatgatgtgagcgagggagcaggcagtggtggtgatagtgagggtggcacggcccatgtggcaccatcactgggccacgctactacccacgctgctgactctgcacaacaaccagcctcacccgaccccacgctcccacaacctgcacaaccacaaccacggtacaatatccagaacccaccagcagaccgcatctggaattggcaggacggtgacgagttagATCCCAGTCCCCATGattttgatgaaacacaaagtggaataaagccatcatgtccacttgggaaAAATgctagtgaactggactgctttgagttattcttcgatgaacccctgatggacatcattgtcagggaaacaaacacatactatgattacaccatggcaaataaaattctctcaccaaaatcacggctacacaagtggaaggagacaactgtggcagagatgtacctgttttttgccacaataatgcttatgccacacgtgtataagcacactgtcaccacatactgggcaacagaatgcctgatttcaactccaggttttagtgacattataggtgtcaatcgtttcctgatactgttacgtatgttccacttttcagacaaaaccaggcctgacagaaccggcaggttatacaagatcagaaatgtgtttatgtacctgaaacaaaagtgatgcacgtatttttatcccttcaggaagcttgttattgatgagtccttgattttattcaaaggaagactctcattcaagcaatatataccaagcaagaggaaatgctttggtatgaagctatttgtactgtgtgattgcagaagtggtcttttggatatcattgtgtacactggcagtaatactttgagagatgccatgaagttattgggtatctctggtgatgtggttcgaacaatgatggaaccatatcttggtaaggggcatatgttatttactgataactggtacacaagccccttactcagcgatttcttgcgagtgaacttgacagacgtgtgtggcacagtgcgtggtaatcgtaaacatatgccaaggttcgacgctggcactcgcagaggtgaggtgcaagcctttgctgccaatgacatcatggcatttcagtggcatgacaaacgtgatgtcacattgttgacatcagttcaccgaaacaaaatggcacacagtggcaggcacaacagacaccaatgaacccattctaaagcctgcagccatcatggactacaacctcaatatgcgcttagtggacaaatgtgacatgcagattgggtttgcagacagtgtacgcaagagttataagtggtatataaaactttttttccatcttgttgatatctctatgctaaatgcttataacatatacaagttgaagaccaacaaaacaccaaaatatggtgaattttgtttgtcagtaatcagacaaataattgcaaagtaccaaggagcaacacctgcaatagaccagcgcccacgaaattaccaacacacgtcatctcgtttcagacctggtgatcactaccccatacaactgcctcctactactgccaagaaaaatgctcagaagaggtgttatgtatgtacacataccacaaaacgcccacaaacacgcagagacactcgttttatgtgcgaggagtgtcaagtgcccctctgcatatacccatgtttcaaagagttccacaagctgcagcagttctaggaacgtgtttagtgactgtaaatatgtatatatattatggaacaatagtaataaacattgttttgtactgtttgtgtaaacaaagtgtatacacaaactaataaagtttctgttattgtgttgtaaacaatgagtgtatatttgaacaatgcaccttacattggtctcacaggccacataagttacttggaaaagaaaaatattgaaaaatgcaagaaacctttgaattagagtaaataaaagaacaccgggtgggcggcagtcgccgctgttgccgtacgcacgtcactttctgcaaactttgcggctctatatctcgggaagtactgatggcaaaattttttttaggcttaaaacactcagaaaaaatattcctaacattttcataagaaaatttttttttttcgaatatttagcgacatagaatgacagtttcagaaaggggcctgcgacagtcaaagggttaaatgaaaaTAACATTTTACATAATTATCAGTAAGAACTTCAAGGGATCTTATTCAGCTGATACTTGCTTAATTAATTTTACAGATCATGTCAGAGTGAAATACTCTGAGGAATTACAGTATGGTCACATGAGACTTACAAATGACATTTGACAGCAAAGTAAGATACAAGGAAAACACTACAAGCTATCAGCACAGAACCTGTACAAGAAAAATTGTTAAAGCTATTAATACCAAAATTGGACTCTTGCTAATACTGTATGCAGAATTACATAAGTAGCCTGGGGCTCCCGCAGTTTTTGTGCTATGTATATGATGTACTACCTGTAATACAGTATGCCCATTAGTGATGAAGGTAAATTCTTATGGTATGCCAATAACAGTGCCTACTTAGTGTCAGGTAAATCTTTAAGAACAGTAAGTGTAACATTTTGCCATATCATGAACAGAGtcatatagtaggttggtagacagcaaccacccagggaagtactactgtcctgccagatgactgtgaaacagaaacctgtaactgttttgcatgatggtaggattgctggtttctttttctgtcccataaacatgctagataacagggatatctttctactcctacttacactttagtcacacttcacagacacgcacatgcatatatatatacatacatctaggtttttctcctttttctaagtagctcttgttcttctttatttcttctattgtccatggggaagtggaaaagaatctttcctccgtaagccatgcgtgtcgtatgaggcaactaaaatgccgggagcaatgggctagtaaccccttctcctgtagacatttactttataaaactgggatgcttgaatgtgcgtggatgtagtgcagatgacaagaaacagatgattgctgatgttatgaatgaaaagaagttggatgtcctggccctaagcgaaacaaagctgaagggggtaggggagtttcggtggggggaaataaatgggattaaatctggagtatccgagagagttagagcaaaggaaggggtagcagtaatgttgaaggatcagttatggaaggagaaaagagaatatgaatgtgtaaattcaagaattatgtggattaaagtaaaggttggatgcaaaaaagtgggtcataataagcatgtatgcacctggagaagagaggaatgtagagagagagattttgggagatgttaagtgaatgatggagcctttgaaccaagtgagagagtaattgtggtaggggacctgaatgctaaagtaggagaaacttttagagagggtgtggtaggtaagtttggggtgccaggtgtaaatgataatgggagccctttgattgaactttgtatagaaaggggtttagttataggtaatacatattttaagaaaaaagaggataaataagtatacaagatatgatgtagggcaaaatgacagtagtttgttggattatgtattggtagataaaagactgttgagtagacttcaggatgtacatgtttatagaggggccacagatatatcagatcactttctagttgtagctacacagagtaaaaggtagatgggatacaaggagaatagaagcatcagggaagagaggtgaaggtttataaa
The window above is part of the Cherax quadricarinatus isolate ZL_2023a chromosome 72, ASM3850222v1, whole genome shotgun sequence genome. Proteins encoded here:
- the LOC128701305 gene encoding glutathione S-transferase 1-1-like, with translation MPVDLYYTPLSPYCRSVLLTARAVGVDLNLKMVSLMNQEQLKPEFVAINPQHTVPTMVDGDLVLWESRPICTYLISQYGKDDSLYPSNPKARAKVDALLHFDIGTLANRWRILFAPVKSGILSKPDQKSVDDFHEALTWLNGFLSHKKKFAAETDHITVADLVLVANISSYEAAGFIIQDYPNIYAWLQRCKEAIDGYEELNGEDAKKFGMFVKSKITEK